A genomic window from Yarrowia lipolytica chromosome 1D, complete sequence includes:
- a CDS encoding uncharacterized protein (Compare to YALI0D24277g, no similarity) → MKLLFLLIAPALAQMGGVAPGGPAGAAQVVNVPGQAPPPAAGPGAGAAPAVPAPAPAVPAPAAPVAAAPSPVSLDSYTVTTVIGGATTVQVLPISATTAYRTTVIGGLLTTQPFQYVQQFPARATKAVDVPAGSIGLGKLSSKGTVGTTKEPVYVTMATTEQA, encoded by the coding sequence ATGAAACTCCTCTTTCTTCTAATCGCCCCAGCTCTCGCCCAGATGGGTGGAGTGGCCCCTGGAGGCCCTGCCGGAGCCGCACAAGTCGTCAACGTGCCTGGCCAGGCGCCTCCCCCCGCCGCAGGCCCCGGGGCTGGAGCGGCGCCAGCGGTGCCTGCTCCTGCGCCTGCTGTTCCCgcgccagcagctcctgtAGCGGCTGCGCCTTCCCCTGTGTCACTGGACTCTTACACGGTTACAACTGTGATTGGAGGCGCAACAACTGTCCAGGTTCTGCCCATTTCCGCCACCACAGCGTACAGAACCACCGTCATTGGCGGTCTGCTGACCACCCAGCCATTCCAGTACGTCCAGCAGTTCCCTGCGCGTGCCACCAAGGCCGTGGATGTTCCTGCCGGCTCGATCGGTTTGGGCAAGTTGAGCAGCAAGGGTACGGTGGGTACCACCAAGGAGCCTGTTTATGTGACCATGGCCACGACGGAGCAGGCATAG
- a CDS encoding uncharacterized protein (Compare to YALI0D24299g, similar to Saccharomyces cerevisiae CDC33 (YOL139C); ancestral locus Anc_3.20, similar to uniprot|P78954 Schizosaccharomyces pombe Eukaryotic translation initiation factor 4E-1 CDC33 homologue), translating to MAATTDNVTEAVANLNIKEEAPVASEPAEVTETVEEEVTPAEPFSTVFDSKTEFATVHKLTTPWTLWYIKPPSPAVAWHDLIKEVVSFDTVEGFWAVYNNIPKLVELPIRSDYAFFRKGIRPEWECDSNKAGGKWFYQFKPKSANEFDEIWLHTVLSVIGESLETDEEIAKHEGKYNNVDGSASNVNGIFVNIRKAGVRFNVWTKTSEVTDELRQMGVKIKQVLRLPEKEEVQFQSHEESASKNVKSQGKTRLAV from the coding sequence ATGGCCGCTACTACTGACAACGTGACTGAAGCTGTCGCCAACCTcaacatcaaggaggaggccccCGTTGCTTCCGAGCCTGCCGAGGTGACCGAGACagtcgaggaggaggtgaccCCCGCGGAGCCCTTCAGCACCGTGTTCGACTCCAAGACTGAGTTTGCCACCGTCCACAAGCTGACCACCCCCTGGACTCTGTGGTACATCAAGCCCCCTTCCCCCGCGGTTGCCTGGCACGATctgatcaaggaggtggtgtcGTTCGACACCGTTGAGGGCTTCTGGGCGGTGTACAACAACATCcccaagctggtggagctaCCCATCCGGTCGGACTATGCATTTTTCAGAAAGGGCATCCGGCCCGAGTGGGAGTGTGactccaacaaggccgGCGGCAAGTGGTTCTACCAGTTCAAGCCCAAGTCTGCCAACGAGTTTGACGAGATTTGGCTCCACACGGTGCTGTCTGTGATTGGCGAGAGCCTCgagaccgacgaggagattgccaagcACGAGGGCAAGTACAACAACGTGGACGGCTCGGCCTCCAACGTGAACGGCATTTTTGTCAACATCCGAAAGGCCGGTGTGCGGTTCAACGTCTGGACCAAGACCTCCGAGGTGACCGACGAGCTGCGCCAGATGGGCGTCAAGATCAAGCAGGTGCTGCGTCTgcccgagaaggaggaggtccaGTTCCAGTCCCATGAGGAGTCGGCCTCCAAGAACGTCAAGTCGCAGGGCAAGACCAGACTGGCGGTTTAG
- a CDS encoding uncharacterized protein (Compare to YALI0D24321g, similar to Saccharomyces cerevisiae YNL320W; ancestral locus Anc_3.21, similar to uniprot|P42840 Saccharomyces cerevisiae YNL320W Hypothetical 32.3 kDa protein in KRE1-HXT14 intergenic region): MKDALQRTLCNLASPSSPPHITQRRTFDPIGKLSTPKPRHRLSAVSRDRTSRLLRPLMTSSIQRYAFYLFGLGAAITAFVAAGLYIFQSKLIYPSNFPAGSRTHVDTPDSQGMPSYKDVTIETADGEKIKAFVVLHDESEPNYVPKTVLLLCPNAGNMGHALPIVRLFYQQMGYNAVIFSYRGYGLSTGTASEVGIKTDARALYNYLQTHPQIKNTSLVLYGRSLGGAVAIYMASQFGGSEGSIIKGLILENTFLSIPKLIGYVLPFAAPFARLCHQKWESEKLMPLINPQIPTMFLSGLRDEIVPPPHMKGLIGMCPADVKVVEYFANGTHNDTIVQPEYWEKLVMFIRKYVVPIESHEKEKEEHLH, encoded by the coding sequence ATGAAAGATGCACTCCAACGCACTTTGTGTAACTTGgcatctccatcatcacctCCACACATCACCCAACGGCGGACTTTTGACCCAATTGGCAAGCTGTCGACCCCCAAACCCCGCCATCGACTCTCTGctgtgtcacgtgaccgcacATCTCGTCTTCTGCGCCCCCTGATGACCTCTTCCATCCAGCGGTACGCCTTTTATCTGTTTGGGCTGGGTGCCGCCATCACGGCGTTTGTGGCTGCTGGGCTGTACATTTTCCAGTCCAAGCTCATCTATCCGTCAAATTTCCCCGCCGGGTCTCGAACACACGTGGACACGCCCGATTCTCAGGGCATGCCGTCATACAAAGATGTGACGATTGAGACTGCCGACGgcgagaagatcaaggcgTTTGTGGTTCTGCACGACGAGTCGGAGCCCAACTATGTGCCCAAGACGGTTCTTCTCCTGTGTCCCAATGCCGGGAACATGGGGCATGCTCTGCCCATTGTGCGGCTGTTCTACCAACAGATGGGCTACAATGCGGTGATTTTTTCGTACCGAGGATATGGCTTGAGTACAGGCACGGCCAGCGAAGTGGGCATCAAGACGGACGCCCGGGCGCTGTACAACTATCTGCAGACCCATCCGCAAATCAAAAACACCTCTCTGGTGCTGTATGGGCGCTCTCTGGGCGGCGCAGTGGCCATTTACATGGCGTCGCAGTTTGGCGGCTCCGAGGgctccatcatcaagggTCTGATTCTTGAAAACACCTTTCTGAGCATCCCCAAGCTCATTGGGTACGTGCTTCCGTTCGCGGCGCCTTTTGCCCGACTCTGCCACCAGAAATGGGAGTCGGAGAAACTGATGCCCCTCATCAACCCGCAAATCCCCACAATGTTCCTGTCGGGGCTCCGAGACGAAATAGTGCCGCCTCCACACATGAAGGGACTCATTGGCATGTGTCCGGCCGACGTCAAGGTCGTCGAGTACTTTGCTAACGGAACCCACAATGATACCATTGTCCAACCCGAGTACTGGGAGAAGCTCGTTATGTTTATCCGAAAATATGTGGTCCCGATTGAGTCTCACgaaaaggagaaggaagagcaTCTGCACTAA
- a CDS encoding uncharacterized protein (Compare to YALI0D24343g, similar to Saccharomyces cerevisiae TIM54 (YJL054W); ancestral locus Anc_1.328, weakly similar to uniprot|P47045 Saccharomyces cerevisiae YJL054W Hypothetical 54.2 kDa protein in BTN1- PEP8 intergenic region) produces the protein MQIPSTRPTNKNKISRNTPFNIPSAPQIIPTFSPQCPTPKIIHQNKLHAFSPFLPPPHHLNMADETAPKSSKPTAEAAPKKTGYTNPALRAMGIRQLRLPSRNWMIFWTVVGTISGGIYYDRHERKKVRQQYKDAVAYLGERPLGGLEIPRKITVFVAPPPGDYLDHVLTHFRAYIKPILTAAALDFEVKQESRQGEIRYVVAEGIRNYRREQMGLPKVPSRLMVDEEEYNKAVAEQNAEVERLKAGREKHTNPNPTFQAFNSINNRPGAPSSPDSQPEEQMSISVAGTIAQEQLDKEITSKLEFNPESGVICVGRGAYKEYLAGLHEGWLGPLEDPRPDEDNRKVYEEFPNREKDDDDALGLVKTPVEEPTTAVQNVQSVSEHLNSHPEMVKDVSETISHSGDVTAVTDVEQTAAGPVDVVSETASTHDTPAASDNKTPKPLSEMSPSEWDPKAPLPEIKRKPVPKPYIRPEEYSEAELSEFYASGFENASTAHSTVSSNINQQPNDLNSPAGSGTAFVEQFFFSPIAVIPHRHIMGFMNTPLRIARYFNKRAVADEVGAATVVAVTGDTRPFDVKTDPDLLVSEEYDWPSKWVKKGQDNGSEWVQPVVVDQRVMEKVKVYQPKGEGESELK, from the coding sequence ATGCAAATCCCATCAACTCGGCCGAcaaataaaaacaaaatatCCAGAAATACCCCCTTCAACATACCTTCAGCCCCCCAGATCATTCCCACATTTTCCCCCCAATGTCCCACCCCAAAAATTATACACCAAAATAAGCTCCACGCTTTTTCGCCTtttctccctcctccacaccacCTCAACATGGCTGACGAAACCGCACCAAAGTCGTCGAAACCGACCGCCGAAGCGGCGCCCAAAAAAACCGGATACACCAACCCGGCCCTGAGAGCTATGGGGATCCGTCAGCTGCGGCTGCCGTCGCGAAACTGGATGATTTTCTGGACCGTGGTTGGCACGATTTCCGGTGGAATCTACTACGATCGTCACGAGCGGAAAAAGGTGCGCCAGCAGTACAAGGACGCGGTGGCGTATCTCGGAGAGCGTCCTCTAGGTGGGCTGGAGATTCCGCGGAAAATCACCGTCTTTGTGGCGCCTCCGCCGGGCGACTATCTCGACCATGTGCTGACCCACTTTCGAGCATACATCAAGCCGATTCTGACGGCCGCGGCGCTGGACTTTGAGGTGAAGCAGGAGTCGCGCCAGGGCGAGATCCGATATGTGGTCGCAGAGGGCATTCGAAACTACCGACGGGAGCAGATGGGCCTGCCCAAGGTGCCGTCGCGACTCATggtcgacgaggaggagtacaaCAAGGCGGTGGCGGAGCAGAACGCTGAGGTCGAGAGACTCAAGGCCGGCCGGGAAAAAcacaccaaccccaaccccacGTTCCAGGCcttcaactccatcaacaacagACCCGGAGCACCCTCTTCTCCCGACTCGCAGCCCGAGGAGCAAATGTCCATCTCCGTCGCCGGCACCATTGCCCAGGAGCAGCTTGACAAGGAaatcacctccaagctCGAGTTCAACCCCGAGTCCGGCGTCATTTGCGTCGGCCGGGGCGCCTACAAAGAGTACCTTGCCGGTCTGCACGAGGGCTGGCTGGGGCCTCTGGAGGACCCTCGACCGGACGAGGATAATCGAAAGGTCTATGAGGAGTTTCCCAACCGAGAGAaggatgacgatgatgcGTTGGGTCTAGTCAAAACTCCAGTCGAAGAGCCTACTACTGCTGTTCAGAATGTTCAATCTGTCTCTGAACACCTCAACTCTCACCCGGAGATGGTGAAGGACGTTTCGGAGACCATTTCTCACTCTGGAGACGTGACCGCCGTCACTGACGTTGAACAGACCGCGGCAGGACCTGTGGATGTCGTCTCCGAAACGGCTTCGACTCACGACACGCCCGCAGCCTCCGACAACAAGACCCCCAAGCCCCTGTCTGAAATGTCACCCTCCGAATGGGACCCGAAGGCGCCGCTGCCTGAAATCAAGCGAAAGCCCGTGCCCAAGCCGTATATTCGACCAGAGGAGTACTCCGAGGCTGAGCTGTCCGAGTTTTACGCGTCTGGCTTTGAGAACGCGTCCACAGCGCACTCCACCGTCTCGTCCAACATCAACCAACAGCCCAATGATCTCAACTCGCCTGCCGGATCTGGCACTGCCTTTGTCGAGCagtttttcttttccccCATCGCCGTGATTCCCCACCGACACATTATGGGCTTCATGAACACCCCTCTGCGAATTGCGCGGTACTTCAACAAGCGTGCCGTGGCCGACGAGGTGGGAGCTGCCACCGTGGTTGCTGTGACCGGAGACACCCGTCCTTTCGACGTCAAGACCGACCCCGATTTGCTGGTGTCCGAGGAGTATGACTGGCCCAGCAAGTGggtcaagaagggccaGGATAACGGCAGTGAGTGGGTTCAGCCGGTGGTCGTGGACCAGAGAGtgatggagaaggtcaaggtgTACCAGCCCAAAGGTGAGGGCGAGTCTGAGCTCAAGTAG
- a CDS encoding uncharacterized protein (Compare to YALI0D24365g, weakly similar to uniprot|P05790 Bombyx mori Fibroin heavy chain precursor (Fib-H) (H-fibroin)) yields MSLLPNAVSVGNGNLAAAQATANPILYDTASFVPQAYAAQQATVDALQMAGSPQSGADGAAGVAPGAAAGPSGGAQIVGGGESGAAAATTAAEASGAAQTQAAGGASDASGAAAGPSGAAQTEGAAGASGASGAAGPSGGAQTEGAAGASGASAPAQASGSGAAQTEGAGASGASGASGAATASGAEASGASGSGAEGSGAATATGADASGASGAAGASGASGSGAATATASGAEASGSAASGSAASGSAASGSAASGSAASGSGAAVTGSGASGSAASGSGSASETGAGASGSGASGSAASGSAAPTGSASGSGAAGVGSASGLATSAVSGGASGASASGSATRSAGASGSGASGSATRSAGSSASGSSASGSASGSNGQSNGASMVSLSIGAVGLSCIALLI; encoded by the coding sequence ATGTCTCTGCTTCCAAACGCTGTCTCTGTCGGTAACGGCAACCTCGCCGCCGCCCAGGCCACCGCCAACCCCATTCTCTACGACACCGCATCCTTCGTGCCCCAGGCCTACGCCGCCCAGCAGGCCACCGTCGACGCTCTCCAGATGGCCGGCTCCCCCCAGAGCGGAGCTGATGGAGCCGCTGGTGTCGCTCCTGGCGCCGCTGCCGGTCCTTCCGGAGGTGCCCAGATTGtcggtggaggagagtCTGGCGCTGCCGCTGCCACCACCGCCGCTGAGGCCTCCGGCGCCGCCCAGACCCAGgctgctggtggagctTCCGACGcttctggtgctgctgctggtccCTCTGGCGCTGCCCAGACTGAgggtgctgctggtgcttcCGGCGCTTccggtgctgctggtccCTCTGGTGGTGCCCAGACCGAGGGCGCTGCCGGTGCTTCTGGTGCCTCTGCCCCTGCCCAGGCTTCCGGTTCCGGCGCCGCCCAGACTGAAGGTGCTGGTGCCTCCGGAGCTTCTGGCGCTTCTGGCGCTGCTACTGCCTCTGGTGCCGAGGCCTCTGGAgcctctggctctggtgcTGAgggctctggagctgctaCCGCTACTGGTGCTGACGCCTCTGGAGCTTCTGGCGCAGCTGGTGCCTCCGGCGCTTCcggctctggagctgccaCCGCCACTGCTTCCGGCGCTGAGGcctctggatctgctgcCTCTGGCTCCGCCgcctctggctctgctgcCTCTGGCTCCGCCGCCTCTGGCTCTGCCGCTTCTGGCTCCGGTGCCGCCGTCACTGGATCTGGCGCCTCTGGATCCGCTGCCTCTGGCTCCGGCTCTGCTTCTGAGACTGGCGCTGGCGcatctggttctggtgcATCTGGTTCTGCCgcctctggctctgctgcCCCCACCGGCTCtgcttctggctctggagctgctggtgtcgGCTCTGCCTCTGGCCTCGCCACTTCTGCCGTCTCCGGTGGTGCTTCCGGTGCTTCTGCCTCAGGCTCCGCCACTCGATCTGCCGGCGCCTCTGGATCCGGCGCCTCTGGCTCAGCAACTCGATCTGCTGGCTCCTCCGCCTCTGGCTCCTCCGCCTCTGGTTCTGCCTCCGGCTCGAACGGCCAGTCCAACGGCGCCTCCATGGTCTCACTGTCAATCGGCGCTGTCGGCCTCTCTTGCATCGCTCTGCTCATCTAA
- a CDS encoding 60S ribosomal protein eL15 (Compare to YALI0D24387g, highly similar to uniprot|P54780 Saccharomyces cerevisiae YMR121C 60S ribosomal protein L15-B (YL10) (L13) (RP15R) (YP18), similar to Saccharomyces cerevisiae RPL15A (YLR029C) and RPL15B (YMR121C); ancestral locus Anc_2.417), with the protein MGAYKYLEEIHRKKQSDVLRFLLRVRCWEYRQKTGIHRASRPSRPDKARRLGYKAKQGFVIYRVRVRRGNRKRPSKKGATYGKPTNQGINQLKLQRSLRAVAEERVGRRAGNLRVLNSYWVNQDSTYKYFEVILVDPSHVVIRNDPRINWICNPVHKHRESRGLTAAGKKNRGINKGHKYHNTSAGRRHTWKLQNTLSLWRYR; encoded by the coding sequence atgggcgcctacaagtaccttgAGGAAATCCACCGAAAGAAGCAGTCGGACGTGCTCCGATTCTTGCTCCGAGTCCGATGCTGGGAGTACCGACAGAAGACCGGTATCCACCGAGCTTCTCGACCCTCTCGACCCGACAAGGCTCGACGACTGGGTtacaaggccaagcaggGCTTTGTCATCTaccgagtccgagtccgacGAGGAAACCGAAAGCGACCCTCCAAGAAGGGTGCCACCTACGGTAAGCCCACCAACCAGGGTatcaaccagctcaagctgcAGCGATCTCTGCGAGCTGTTGCCGAGGAGCGAGTTGGCCGACGAGCCGGCAACCTGCGAGTTCTCAACTCCTACTGGGTCAACCAGGActccacctacaagtactttgaGGTCATCCTGGTCGATCCTTCCCACGTTGTTATCCGAAACGATCCTCGAATCAACTGGATCTGCAACCCCGTGCACAAGCACCGAGAGTCCCGAGGTCTCACTGCCGCCGGCAAGAAGAACCGAGGTATCAACAAGGGCCACAAGTACCACAACACCTCTGCCGGTCGACGACACACCTGGAAGCTCCAGAACACTCTGTCTCTCTGGCGGTACCGATAA